CGCAAATGCCCAAGCGATGGATTCCTCGAAAAAGGATAATCACACTGTCAATAATCAGGGGCAGTTCCAGAATAATCCAATCGTTTCTGGCGCAGGCAATACAGCGGCTGTCATTTCAGGTCAGATGCAAAGCCTATCCGGGGCAATTGACTCGGCCCTTGCGGCGCAAACGGTAAATGCCGCTTCTACGCTGAGTTCCCTTTCTAAGGGAGCGCCAAAAGCCGATTTAGTCATGCAGTTGGTTGATCCACCCGGAGATAATGCGCCGGGTGCATTTAATCTGTCCGCTTCGGGTTTTGGTGCTGCAGCCAACACAAATCCCATTGTCGCTCTGCCTGGGGCGTTGGCCTTAAATCAACCACGATTGGCCGCTGATTTAGGGCAAAACATTCAGTTTATGGTAGGTAAAAATATTTCCCGAGCCACATTGGATGTTAATCCTGCTCATTTGGGGCCTATGAAGATCACGATTGATCAACAAAATAATCAAACGAACATTCAAATCATGGCCAGCCACCATTTGGCAAAAGATATGCTGGATCAAAACATGCCCAGATTACGCGAGTGGCTTCAGGAGGCTGGTCTGGGCAACGCTCAAATTACAGTGACAAGTTCCGGGCAGGATGGATCGGGCAATCAAGGCATGAATCAGGGGGGCGAGCAAAACTTCGGAGCCTCTAATGGCAGGCATGGCGCATCGACGAACGATTCGTTGGCCCATGCGGCGCAGCCAGACGTAATGCATTCGGGCGTGTCTGGAAATCAGGCTCAGACAGTAAATGGACGCTTGCGATTGGATACTTTCGCTTAAGCTAGGTTCGAAAAACGTGTCATTCCCGCGTAGGCGGGAATCCAGCGCCTTGATTTTTCTGGGCTCCCGCTTTCGCGGGAACGACGAATTACGGGTATTTCGAAGTGCCCTTAAGGAATATTCAAACTGATTTCTGCTTTGTACTGTTAGCCCTCGTTTTTGAGTTGAGTTACCTTCGTGTGCCTATTGGTGGATAGGGTATGCAATTAAAGAATTGGCATTAAGTTGAACTTTCCGGTTTTTGCAAAACCCATTTACTGATTTGACGTGGGGATTTTAATTGATAGAATTCTCCGGTAATTCTAAATTAGATAACTCAAAAAGGTGTTCAAATGAGTACGATTGATCTCAATAGCTTATCCGCTGAAGACTTGAGGCAGTTAATGGCCAATGCGGAGCGCACCCTGCGTGATCGTCATCAGCAGCGTGTACACAGCCTTCGTAAAGAAGCAGAAGAACTGGCAGCAAGTCTGAATATGTCTGTTGCTGAATTATTTGGTTTGGAAAAATCGTCAAAACTGGCAAACAAGAAATTGCCGGCAAAATATATTAACCCGGCGAACCCGGCCCAAACCTGGACCGGTCGCGGTAAGCGTCCACATTGGTTGGCCGATGCATTGGCGCGCGGCGAATCGCTGGAAAAATTTGCAGTCTAAGTAGGACGGGCGTTGCCGCCTGTATTTCTACCCAAATTCCTGCCTGTCTTGTCAAAAAGGCATATCGCTCAGGAAGTACGAAGCCGGTTATTCATGACCGGCTTTTTTCTATAAAAG
This region of Halothiobacillus neapolitanus c2 genomic DNA includes:
- a CDS encoding H-NS family nucleoid-associated regulatory protein, which translates into the protein MSTIDLNSLSAEDLRQLMANAERTLRDRHQQRVHSLRKEAEELAASLNMSVAELFGLEKSSKLANKKLPAKYINPANPAQTWTGRGKRPHWLADALARGESLEKFAV
- a CDS encoding flagellar hook-length control protein FliK encodes the protein MAQLNSPALSALNAAIGGRSDPASGNAANAPGEQKGFAEMMAGAIQNQSKNAQGQGVAGRSQVAADSKAAIINQAVGSGAGQSDVQTVDQSSAQQMRLTLQQQITSLQEKIQALSTQNPPLSDKAQAALGKLMQQLASLKSQLEKGVGSTALDASGLSKWMAQLDKVQALLQQGDVNAASWTGQLQAMVQHLAQTIQQTHVAVGRAGQSVEDMRSSHSVGGRDGQQAGAIKEPSAANAQAMDSSKKDNHTVNNQGQFQNNPIVSGAGNTAAVISGQMQSLSGAIDSALAAQTVNAASTLSSLSKGAPKADLVMQLVDPPGDNAPGAFNLSASGFGAAANTNPIVALPGALALNQPRLAADLGQNIQFMVGKNISRATLDVNPAHLGPMKITIDQQNNQTNIQIMASHHLAKDMLDQNMPRLREWLQEAGLGNAQITVTSSGQDGSGNQGMNQGGEQNFGASNGRHGASTNDSLAHAAQPDVMHSGVSGNQAQTVNGRLRLDTFA